A genome region from Psychrobacter jeotgali includes the following:
- a CDS encoding HlyD family efflux transporter periplasmic adaptor subunit has product MDNYQYKSHDPKIGRTRAIIWGALIGIIVLVVWAYFAQIDQVTRATATVIASARTQDIQAVEGGVLTEIMVKEGDEVAKGQLLVTLEEERAQAAVSNSDSKIAALKARLARLEAEIFERPLRFPDEIRGYSEYVENQTQLYNRRRQAIDQDVNSLQKMMVLANQELSMNEPLLAYGDVSQADVIKLRRQVAEIQAQITNKRNKYFEDAQTEMTKAQEELDVELEQLRDYSQVLEEKNLFAPTEGKVNNILITTIGGVVKPGEIIMKILPTSSDLIVEAKVSPVDIAYVKEGQAATVKLDAYDYSIFGAMNGTVVYISPDTLLEDTPNGEESYYRVQIKITGAEFAERRDEIVIKPGMTASVDIKAQERSVLSYLTKPITKTFSEGLGER; this is encoded by the coding sequence ATGGATAACTATCAATATAAATCTCATGACCCTAAAATCGGTCGTACTCGGGCTATTATTTGGGGCGCACTGATTGGCATCATCGTATTAGTGGTTTGGGCGTATTTCGCTCAAATTGATCAAGTGACACGGGCTACGGCAACGGTTATTGCTAGTGCTCGTACCCAAGATATTCAAGCGGTAGAGGGCGGGGTATTAACTGAGATAATGGTTAAAGAAGGCGATGAAGTCGCTAAAGGGCAACTACTGGTGACGCTTGAAGAAGAGCGTGCCCAAGCAGCAGTGTCCAATTCTGATTCTAAGATAGCAGCGCTAAAAGCTAGGCTGGCGCGTCTAGAGGCTGAAATATTTGAGCGCCCCTTACGGTTTCCAGATGAAATAAGAGGCTACAGTGAATATGTAGAAAACCAAACCCAACTATACAATAGACGCCGCCAAGCGATTGATCAAGATGTCAACTCTCTACAAAAAATGATGGTATTAGCCAATCAAGAATTGAGTATGAATGAGCCTTTATTAGCTTATGGCGATGTCAGTCAGGCGGATGTCATCAAACTGCGCCGGCAAGTGGCGGAGATTCAAGCGCAAATTACCAATAAGCGTAATAAATACTTTGAAGACGCCCAGACAGAAATGACCAAAGCCCAAGAGGAGTTAGATGTCGAGCTTGAGCAGCTGCGTGACTATTCACAAGTCTTGGAAGAAAAGAATCTGTTTGCACCCACAGAGGGCAAAGTTAACAATATTTTGATTACTACTATCGGCGGGGTGGTCAAACCGGGCGAGATCATCATGAAAATATTGCCTACCAGTAGTGATCTGATCGTCGAAGCTAAAGTCAGTCCAGTAGATATCGCTTATGTCAAAGAAGGGCAGGCGGCCACGGTCAAACTCGATGCTTATGACTACTCTATATTCGGCGCTATGAATGGGACAGTGGTGTACATAAGTCCGGATACTCTATTAGAGGACACGCCCAATGGTGAGGAGTCTTACTACCGCGTCCAAATTAAGATTACTGGCGCTGAATTTGCTGAACGTCGTGACGAGATTGTGATCAAACCGGGTATGACCGCTTCGGTCGATATAAAAGCGCAAGAGCGCTCGGTACTCTCTTATCTCACAAAACCTATTACCAAAACCTTTTCTGAAGGCCTAGGAGAGCGGTAG
- a CDS encoding OmpA family protein: MKQLFKNTMIIALLPTAVLSFTACTATNSGVYNEGDNRRVDRVTWTNQADMDINAMLATAVDSDKTRLVFIRKSDDDAEQTSANIAVNNRFQVSLHPGSYSVVESCVGTNNLSAQATGFKNNNLSANSETYQLQGGQTYFIYVDMDEQGNSSLTQVTDNSALQLLENKRYQTHQVSRVVPNCPPPVVVRAPIVVPPPVVIEREVPVLAEPATIDLEVLFDTDKSVVKPEYFSEVAEVADFMNEYSNTTTVLEGHTDSRASDSYNQALSQRRVDAVSNVLTNQFGIMPNRVTAIGYGESRPRASNDTAEGRQLNRRVVAVVEERPSN, translated from the coding sequence ATGAAACAGCTATTTAAGAACACCATGATCATTGCTTTATTACCGACGGCAGTTCTGAGCTTTACCGCTTGTACGGCCACCAACAGCGGGGTTTATAACGAAGGCGATAATCGACGAGTAGATCGTGTGACTTGGACCAATCAAGCCGACATGGATATCAATGCTATGTTGGCAACAGCGGTGGATAGTGATAAAACTCGTTTAGTCTTCATTCGCAAAAGCGATGATGATGCTGAGCAAACCAGCGCCAATATTGCCGTCAATAATAGATTTCAAGTGAGCTTGCATCCGGGTAGTTATAGCGTTGTTGAGTCTTGTGTCGGTACTAATAATCTAAGTGCTCAAGCGACTGGCTTCAAAAACAACAACCTCTCAGCAAACTCAGAAACCTATCAGCTCCAAGGCGGGCAAACCTACTTTATATACGTCGATATGGATGAGCAAGGCAATAGCTCACTAACCCAAGTAACCGATAATAGTGCGCTACAACTATTAGAGAATAAACGCTATCAAACGCATCAAGTCAGCCGAGTGGTACCAAATTGCCCACCACCTGTAGTCGTACGTGCCCCTATCGTAGTTCCACCACCCGTAGTTATCGAGCGAGAAGTTCCTGTATTAGCTGAGCCGGCCACTATTGATCTAGAGGTACTGTTCGATACAGATAAGTCGGTGGTTAAACCAGAATATTTTTCAGAAGTCGCTGAGGTTGCAGATTTTATGAACGAATATTCAAACACTACCACGGTCCTAGAAGGTCATACCGATAGCCGCGCTAGTGATAGTTACAACCAAGCCTTATCACAGCGCCGAGTAGATGCAGTGAGTAATGTGCTAACAAATCAATTTGGAATCATGCCTAATCGTGTAACCGCCATTGGTTATGGAGAGTCGCGTCCAAGAGCAAGCAATGATACTGCAGAAGGTAGACAGCTCAATCGCCGCGTTGTTGCCGTCGTTGAAGAACGTCCAAGCAACTAA